Proteins found in one Lactiplantibacillus paraplantarum genomic segment:
- a CDS encoding NAD-dependent epimerase/dehydratase family protein, giving the protein MKALVTGGAGFIGSHLVDHLVAEGLDVVVVDNLSMGDLHNVKHQDEVTIYVEDVRNEKFMQQLLQEEQPDYIYFLAAVASVADSIERPAETHSVNQTAVFNMLEYIRKTNLPIKQFLFTSSAAVYGNLPELPKKEDSRVDPLSPYAIDKYATERFVLAYGELYDLPTVCVRFFNVYGPGQNPSSPYSGVLSILTDCLNNKKPFTLYGDGSQTRDFVYVEDVIQALWLITKSDTEHEVFNIANGNEASLNAIIETYEKVAGTSLQIKKAPGREGEVKRSVANIGKLIKLGYTTKWSLEAGLSKYWEGAQRRDASRN; this is encoded by the coding sequence ATGAAAGCATTGGTAACTGGAGGAGCGGGATTTATTGGTTCCCACCTTGTGGACCACTTGGTTGCAGAAGGATTGGACGTTGTCGTAGTTGATAACTTGTCCATGGGGGACCTACATAATGTTAAGCATCAGGATGAAGTCACCATTTATGTCGAAGATGTTCGCAACGAAAAATTCATGCAACAATTGTTACAGGAAGAACAACCTGATTATATTTACTTTTTAGCAGCTGTTGCTAGTGTTGCCGATTCGATTGAACGTCCAGCTGAAACCCATTCAGTGAATCAAACTGCAGTATTCAATATGTTGGAATATATTCGGAAGACTAATTTACCAATTAAACAGTTCCTATTTACGTCTTCGGCAGCGGTTTATGGTAATCTGCCAGAATTACCTAAGAAAGAAGACTCACGAGTTGATCCATTATCACCATATGCGATTGATAAGTATGCTACGGAACGTTTTGTACTAGCATATGGTGAACTTTATGATTTACCAACTGTCTGTGTGCGTTTCTTCAATGTTTATGGCCCTGGTCAAAATCCCAGTTCGCCATATTCAGGGGTGCTGTCGATCTTGACTGATTGTCTCAATAACAAGAAGCCATTTACCTTGTACGGAGACGGGAGTCAGACACGAGATTTTGTGTATGTTGAAGATGTTATCCAAGCATTATGGTTGATAACGAAAAGTGATACTGAGCATGAAGTCTTTAATATCGCCAATGGTAATGAAGCCAGCTTAAATGCCATTATTGAAACATATGAGAAGGTTGCAGGAACGTCATTGCAGATTAAAAAGGCGCCAGGGCGTGAAGGGGAAGTAAAACGTTCAGTGGCCAACATCGGTAAGTTAATTAAGTTAGGGTACACGACGAAGTGGTCGTTAGAAGCGGGTTTGAGCAAATATTGGGAAGGGGCACAACGACGTGACGCAAGTCGAAATTAA